In Amphiura filiformis chromosome 1, Afil_fr2py, whole genome shotgun sequence, the following are encoded in one genomic region:
- the LOC140149189 gene encoding S1 RNA-binding domain-containing protein 1-like, whose protein sequence is MPPKKSKPPLGDEKAGPSSSKADPSNEVITMAWNLTDMVVQKICEEEPWAVANVLKLLDDGCSIPFISRYRKEMTNGMQAEKIRDVAAAGEELKTVEVKVAAVFKQVTKSGKMTGGLKGALRNARTIEEVEHLYAPYKTGSKTTLAERARKLGLEPAAKVALEEPWKFNLNNFVKPSQKGLASYAEVEKGCQHIIADIISKDKDCLDKIRNLIKLNGATITSTKVKPKKGTEEHPDTAKFANYSAYRISLNSIRPHQVLAINRGENLKILSVKVVLPDNTVNNFKRWCELRWVKSSAPGAVQGLVKTSIEDAYNRLIFPLVVREIRSELTKNAERASIDVFGQNLQRLLLTPPIRGKTVMGVDPGFKHGCKLAVTSPIGNILYTGFMFLQPNNAYAQRNMIAEVLHQHRCETIAIGNGTACRETETYFADLIKNGAFAPLDVMYCIVDESGASIWSVSPDAAKEMPDLDPNLRSAVSIARRLQDPLVELVKIEPKHIGVGMYQHDVSEKCLKDALDGVVEDCVSFVGVDLNVCSATILRRISGLDVGKAKKIIDHRDKNGQFVNREQLLQVKGIGPKTYEQCVGFVRIFTQSSTLASSSHNADNDTKDEASHETLTKTGRKRKAPSSKSKTTKKAKTEVKPNPLDMTCIHPESYHIAEQVLNKTGSEVTEIGHSSIRSKMQRLLQTTSVQELAASLIGSTDTQCGVPTMQLILDGLQQPMDHDIRAEYEKPLFKKSLVSIDDLRRGVTLTGRVKNVVHFGAFVDIGVGESGLLHTSRIHQRLLRRGQPLGLGDKLEVKIINIERLKGQKGQKPKTKIGLDLVAVL, encoded by the exons ATGCCTCCAAAGAAATCTAAGCCACCACTTGGTGATGAGAAGGCAGGGCCATCTTCAAGCAAAGCAGACCCCAGCAATGAAGTCATTACAATGGCATGGAACCTTACTGATATGGTGGTACAGAAGATATGTGAAGAGGAACCTTGGGCTGTGGCTAATGTATTGAAACTATTGGATGATGGCTGCTCTATTCCATTTATATCAAG ATATCGAAAGGAGATGACAAATGGTATGCAGGCAGAGAAAATAAGGGACGTTGCAGCAGCTGGTGAAGAGCTCAA GACAGTGGAAGTGAAAGTGGCAGCAGTGTTTAAACAGGTCACCAAGTCTGGTAAGATGACTGGTGGACTGAAAGGAGCATTGCGCAATGCAAGGACTATAGAAGAAGTTGAACACTTG TACGCACCATACAAGACTGGGAGTAAGACTACTCTGGCAGAGCGAGCCAGAAAGTTGGGATTAGAACCAGCAGCGAAAGTTGCACTTGAGGAGCCATGGAAGTTTAATTTAAACAACTTCGTCAAACCTTCTCAGAAAG GTCTAGCATCTTACGCTGAAGTTGAAAAAGGTTGTCAGCATATTATTGCTGACATAATATCAAAAGACAAGGATTGCTTGGACAAAATCAGGAACCT CATCAAGTTGAATGGAGCTACAATCACATCAACTAAAGTTAAACCCAAGAAAGGAACAGAGGAACACCCAGACACTGCCAAATTTGCCAATTACTCTGCATACAGAATTTCACTGAACTCGATCAGGCCACATCAG GTGTTGGCCATAAATAGAGGAGAGAACCTCAAGATCCTGTCAGTGAAAGTTGTCTTGCCAGATAACACAGTGAATAACTTCAAGAGATGGTGTGAGCTCAGATGGGTGAAGAGTAGTGCGCCAGGTGCAGTCCAAGGGTTGGTCAAGACGTCTATTGAAGATGCTTACAATAGACTGATATTCCCACTGGTGGTTAGAGAAATCAG GTCTGAGTTAACTAAGAATGCAGAGAGGGCCTCTATAGATGTGTTTGGTCAGAATCTTCAAAGACTTCTTCTAACTCCACCGATAAGAGGAAAGACAGTGATGGGAGTAGACCCAGGCTTCAAGCATGGATGTAAATTGGCTGTCACATCACCTATTG GTAACATCTTGTACACAGGCTTCATGTTTCTTCAACCCAACAATGCCTATGCACAAAGGAATATGATAGCTGAAGTACTTCACCAACACAG GTGTGAAACAATAGCTATTGGCAATGGTACAGCCTGCAGGGAAACAGAGACATATTTTGCTGACCTGATTAAGAATGGGGCCTTTGCACCACTGGATGTTATGTATTG TATAGTGGATGAGAGTGGTGCTAGTATTTGGAGTGTATCCCCTGATGCTGCAAAAGAGATGCCTGATTTGGATCCAAATTTGAGAAGTGCTG tgtCAATAGCCAGAAGGCTTCAGGATCCTTTAGTAGAGCTGGTCAAAATTGAACCCAAACACATAGGAGTAGGAATGTATCAG CATGATGTATCAGAGAAGTGTCTGAAGGATGCCCTGGATGGAGTGGTAGAGGACTGTGTAAGCTTTGTAGGTGTGGATCTCAATGTGTGTTCAGCAACTATACTAAG GAGAATATCCGGCCTGGATGTTGGGAAAGCCAAGAAGATCATTGACCACCGAGATAAGAATGGACAATTCGTCAACAGAGAACAGCTACTACAAGTGAAAGGAATAGGACCTAAAACATACGAACAATGTGTTGGTTTTGTCAGGATTTTTACCCAGTCTAGCACATTAGCTTCATCATCCCATAATGCCGATAATGATACAAAGGATGAAGCTAGTCATGAGACTTTGACCAAGACTGGGAGGAAGAGAAAAGCTCCATCTTCTAAGAGTAAAACGACTAAGAAAGCGAAAACAGAAGTAAAGCCGAACCCATTAGATATGACTTGCATCCATCCGGAGTCATACCATATAGCAGAACA AGTTTTGAACAAGACTGGATCTGAAGTGACTGAAATCGGCCATTCGTCCATACGTAGCAAGATGCAAAGGTTACTGCAGACAACAA GTGTACAGGAATTGGCTGCTAGCTTGATTGGGTCGACAGATACTCAATGTGGAGTACCCACAATGCAACTCATTCTTGATGGATTACAACAGCCAATGGATCATGACATCAGAGCTG AATACGAGAAACCACTCTTCAAAAAATCTCTTGTCTCCATCGATGATCTTCGACGTGGGGTGACCCTTACAGGTCGCGTTAAAAACGTTGTCCATTTTGGTGCATTTGTGGACATTGGTGTGGGAGAGAGTGGACTACTCCACACAAGCAGGATACACCAAAGACTTTTAAGAAGAGGACAACCTCTAGGATTGGGAGACAAATTGGAAGTGAAGATTATTAATATTGAGAGACTTAAAGGACAGAAGGGGCAGAAACCAAAGACAAAAATTGGACTGGATTTGGTAGCTGTACTATGA